The bacterium genome window below encodes:
- a CDS encoding cobalamin B12-binding domain-containing protein gives MDERIRVLVAKPGLDGHDRGARVIAAALVEAGMEVIYTGLHQTPEMIAEAAVQEDVDVVGLSILSGAHMPLIPRVRERLLAAGAGDILITGGGIIPPEDAAALAAQGVGQLFGPGTDTSEVVDYIRAEVARRRAEA, from the coding sequence ATGGACGAACGCATCCGCGTGCTGGTGGCCAAGCCGGGCCTGGACGGCCACGACCGCGGCGCGCGCGTGATCGCCGCCGCCCTCGTCGAGGCCGGCATGGAGGTGATCTACACGGGCCTGCACCAGACGCCCGAGATGATCGCCGAGGCCGCCGTCCAGGAGGACGTCGACGTCGTGGGCCTGAGCATCCTCTCGGGCGCGCACATGCCCCTGATCCCGCGGGTGCGCGAGCGGCTCCTCGCCGCCGGCGCGGGGGACATCCTGATCACCGGCGGGGGCATCATCCCGCCCGAGGACGCGGCGGCGCTGGCCGCCCAGGGCGTGGGTCAACTGTTCGGCCCGGGCACGGACACGAGCGAGGTGGTGGACTACATTCGCGCCGAAGTGGCTCGGCGGCGCGCCGAGGCCTAG